A stretch of the Psychroserpens sp. Hel_I_66 genome encodes the following:
- a CDS encoding multidrug effflux MFS transporter, with product MQNKPTFKIEFIALMASLMSIVALSIDALLPALPEIGSNLGVTNPADNQLLITMIFLGLGFGQLVFGPLSDSFGRKPMVYFGFTTFVIASIVCVTTNSFEVMIIGRIFQGIGLSSPRTIAIAMTRDTYSGDFMAKVLSIIVMFFILVPIVAPTFGQLLLDYFNWKAIFNANLIIGLLIVLWFWKRQPETLVKEKRIPFSPSIFITGTKEFLKYKEAIAFTLVSGFITGSFMVYLSTSQQIFQDQYQLGELFPYIFASTAFSVGFATFTNSRLVIRFGSFNIAYYATIAYAVVSVLYVILFHNGMNPSIHILITFFLLQFFAVGFLFGNLRSLAMEPLGHIAGIGAAINGFVSTVMAVPIANYIGSFVKTSVLPLFVGFSVFGLLSLFVFLWMKRRRSLIKT from the coding sequence ATGCAAAACAAACCCACTTTTAAGATCGAGTTTATCGCACTTATGGCATCCTTGATGTCAATTGTCGCTCTTTCGATTGATGCTTTATTACCTGCTTTACCTGAAATTGGCAGTAATCTAGGTGTTACAAATCCTGCAGATAATCAATTATTAATAACCATGATTTTTTTGGGACTGGGATTTGGACAATTGGTTTTTGGACCATTATCTGACAGCTTCGGAAGAAAACCAATGGTCTATTTTGGTTTTACAACTTTTGTGATTGCCAGTATTGTTTGTGTAACCACCAATAGTTTTGAAGTCATGATTATTGGACGAATTTTCCAAGGTATTGGGCTCTCCTCTCCCAGAACAATTGCCATTGCCATGACACGTGATACCTATAGTGGTGATTTTATGGCAAAAGTATTGTCAATTATTGTGATGTTCTTTATCCTTGTGCCTATAGTTGCACCTACATTTGGCCAATTACTTCTCGACTACTTTAACTGGAAAGCGATTTTCAATGCCAATCTTATTATTGGGCTCCTCATCGTACTTTGGTTTTGGAAACGCCAACCCGAAACACTTGTAAAAGAAAAGCGAATACCATTTTCTCCAAGCATATTTATTACAGGCACCAAAGAGTTTTTAAAATATAAAGAAGCTATCGCTTTTACGCTTGTTTCTGGTTTTATTACTGGATCCTTTATGGTCTATTTGAGCACATCCCAGCAAATTTTTCAGGATCAATACCAATTGGGAGAACTATTTCCTTATATTTTTGCCAGTACCGCTTTTTCCGTAGGATTTGCAACATTTACAAATAGCAGATTGGTGATACGTTTTGGATCATTCAATATCGCTTACTATGCGACCATAGCTTATGCTGTAGTCTCGGTTTTATATGTGATTTTATTTCACAACGGAATGAACCCAAGCATTCATATTTTGATTACGTTTTTCTTGTTACAGTTCTTTGCTGTTGGTTTTCTCTTCGGAAATTTAAGATCTTTAGCCATGGAGCCTCTTGGTCATATTGCAGGCATTGGCGCTGCAATTAACGGGTTTGTTTCCACAGTAATGGCTGTGCCAATTGCAAACTATATTGGAAGTTTCGTAAAAACCTCTGTGCTCCCTTTGTTTGTCGGTTTTTCTGTATTTGGAT